ACAACATCATTGCGTGCAATCGCCTTTTTTGCGACCAACAGCGAGAAACTTATTTCCCAGGCGAAAGTATCAATAGTTGCCTGTTTCAGCCCAACTGGATACGGTTTTGTTTTGAGCTTCAAAGCTTCTAAAACACCATTAGGGTCATAAAGTGCGTGACAAAAAGCAATTTCTCCCATATAAATCGAAGATACAAAACCATGAGGATGTCCTGGTTGATAATCAATAGTAATGCGTCCGTTATGGCAATCATCAATCACACGATTTACCTTCACCAAATCGCGATAGAGAAAATCTACACCTACACCTTGAACCTTTAGCCAACCACCACCATTAATCCACTTTCCCCATTCCCCGATCGCAGTAATCAAATTTACACGATGGTCATCATCAAGCTCACAAGCAAGGCGATTTAGAGCAATTAAATCGGGCGGATTTTCTGGATTATAATATATTCCCAAATCCACATCTGACTTTAGGGTATGGTAGCCCCGTGCCCGTGAACCACCTAATGAGACGGCTGTAATTCCCTCAATTGACCGCAAACTTGAAACAATATGGTTAATGAATTGAGGCAATTCTTTATTCATAGATTTTTGCAAATTACAAATTAGTATTACTTGCTTGTTGTGATAGAATCTACACCATCTGTCTTCAACTGACCATCTTCCATATAAATGATGCGATCGGCAATATCAAGGATGCGGTTATCGTGGGTAACTAGCAAAATCGTACATCCTTGTTCTTTAGCTAGCTTCTGCATTATTTCTACGACATCACGCCCAGATTTTTTGTCGAGTGCAGCAGTGGGTTCATCTGCTAAAACAATCTTAGGATGACTAACTAA
This portion of the Nostoc sp. GT001 genome encodes:
- a CDS encoding nucleotidyltransferase domain-containing protein, with protein sequence MNKELPQFINHIVSSLRSIEGITAVSLGGSRARGYHTLKSDVDLGIYYNPENPPDLIALNRLACELDDDHRVNLITAIGEWGKWINGGGWLKVQGVGVDFLYRDLVKVNRVIDDCHNGRITIDYQPGHPHGFVSSIYMGEIAFCHALYDPNGVLEALKLKTKPYPVGLKQATIDTFAWEISFSLLVAKKAIARNDVVYAAGCCFRSVACMNQVLFALNEDYLLNEKGALALANRFAICPQDYQQRVERAFALLAADAKSITEAIAIIEAIEDDLSQWYGNRRLTM